The Panicum virgatum strain AP13 chromosome 5K, P.virgatum_v5, whole genome shotgun sequence genome has a window encoding:
- the LOC120708902 gene encoding pentatricopeptide repeat-containing protein At2g03880, mitochondrial-like, with amino-acid sequence MALPPGTGLVAYNAAISRCARAGLYPRALALFREMRARGLRADEYTLPPLLNSAALLRAPPAARALHALLLRAGLASHLHVANALVDAYAKLSRPAAARAVFDGMPDRDVVTWTSLLTGLARAGAHGEAVRVYRGMVAAGVDPDEFAVAAALSSCAGSTMLDMGRSVHATAVRRGFEPFLSVGNSLVSMYAKTGALRDARAVFDAMPARCTITWTALIVGCAQNGRGRQSLAIYADMVRSGYRPDYVTFIGLLFACSHAGLVDAGRAHFRSMVADYGIAPGPDHYACMVDLLGRAGRLEEAMDLLNRSSTELDATVWKALLGACRVHRNAELAERAAEMVWRLDPTDAVPYVMLSNLYSRSRRWGDVARIRALMKSRGITKEPGCSWVGVNGVAHLFHVEDRGHPRAAEIYGKVEEMTVRIRAEGYVPDTDWALQDEASEGRERGLAYHSERLAVAFGLLAVPATAPIRVFKNLRVCGDCHAAIKMVAKVYGREIILRDANCFHHMKDGACSCGDYW; translated from the coding sequence ATGGCGTTACCGCCGGGCACGGGGCTGGTGGCCTACAACGCGGCCATCTCCCGCTGCGCCCGCGCTGGGCTCTacccgcgcgcgctcgccctGTTCCGCGAGATGCGCGCCCGGGGCCTGCGCGCCGACGAGTACACCCTCCCGCCGCTCCTCAACTCCGccgcgctcctgcgcgccccgcccgcggcgcgcgcgctgcACGCCCTGCTCCTCCGCGCGGGCCTCGCGTCCCACCTCCACGTCGCCAACGCGCTCGTCGACGCCTACGCTAAGCTgtcccgcccggccgccgcgcgcgccgtttTCGACGGAATGCCGGACCGGGACGTGGTCACCTGGACCTCCCTCCTCACGGGGCTCGCGCGCGCCGGGGCGCACGGCGAGGCCGTCCGCGTGTACCGCGgcatggtggcggcgggggtCGACCCCGACGAGTTCGCCGTCGCGGCCGCGCTCAGCTCGTGCGCGGGCTCCACCATGCTCGACATGGGACGGTCGGTGCACGCCACCGCGGTCCGGCGCGGGTTCGAGCCGTTCCTCTCGGTCGGGAACTCGCTCGTGTCCATGTACGCCAAAACCGGCGCGCTGCGCGACGCACGGGCGGTGTTCGACGCGATGCCGGCGCGGTGCACCATCACGTGGACGGCCCTGATCGTCGGGTGCGCGCAGAATGGGCGCGGAAGGCAGTCGCTCGCGATCTACGCCGACATGGTCCGGTCCGGGTACAGGCCGGACTACGTGACCTTCATCGGCCTGCTCTTCGCGTGCAGCCACGCTGGGCTCGTCGACGCCGGCCGGGCTCACTTCCGGTCCATGGTCGCCGACTACGGCATCGCTCCCGGGCCGGATCACTACGCGTGCATGGTCGACCTGCTAGGCCGGGCGGGGCGGCTGGAGGAGGCCATGGACCTGCTGAACCGGAGCTCGACGGAGCTGGACGCCACGGTGTGGAAGGCGCTGCTGGGCGCGTGCCGGGTGCACCGGAACGCGGAGCTCGCCGAACGCGCGGCGGAGATGGTGTGGAGGCTGGACCCGACGGACGCCGTGCCGTACGTCATGCTCTCCAACCTCTACTCCCGGTCGAGGCGATGGGGCGACGTGGCCAGGATCCGCGCGCTGATGAAGTCGAGAGGGATCACCAAGGAGCCCGGGTGCAGCTGGGTCGGGGTGAACGGCGTGGCGCACCTGTTCCACGTCGAGGACCGCGGCCACCCGCGCGCGGCCGAGATCTAcgggaaggtggaggagatgACGGTGAGGATCCGGGCCGAGGGGTACGTGCCGGACACGGACTGGGCGCTGCAGGACGAGGCgtcggaggggagggagagggggctgGCGTATCACAGCGAGAGGCTCGCGGTGGCCTTCGGGCTGCTCGCCGTGCCGGCGACCGCGCCCATCCGCGTGTTCAAGAACCTCCGGGTGTGTGGCGACTGCCACGCCGCGATCAAGATGGTCGCCAAGGTGTACGGCAGGGAGATCATTCTGAGAGATGCGAACTGCTTCCACCATATGAAGGATGGAGCTTGTTCTTGTGGTGATTACTGGTAG
- the LOC120708903 gene encoding TVP38/TMEM64 family membrane protein slr0305-like: MRQPHLSPQPSPSPSPVLSSHFSPPAALGASPWRRRRLHRGRAFQPPLSSLRDPNKATLRKASPNVPFRLGGGGSGNPKDRRPVADKEEESAAEGSGGAGALTGTLLAGALLVGVVGGFGAAGYVYKDQINSFLTQFSGFIDGYGPAGYALFVLVYAGLEVLAIPAIPLTMSAGLLFGSVTGTIIVSVSGTLAAAVAFLIARYFARERILKLVEGNKKFLAIDKAIGENGFKVVTLLRLSPLLPFSLGNYLYGLTSVKFLPYVLGSWLGMLPGSWAYVSAGAFGRAIIQDESEIGLQGNGQLWTLGVGLLFTAVAAAYVTRLAKDAVKEIDD, encoded by the exons ATGAGGCAGCCGCACCTCTCGCCGcagccctccccctccccctcccccgtcCTCTCCTCCcacttctcgccgccggcggcgctcggggcctcgccgtggcggcggcggcggctgcaccgGGGGCGGGCCTTCCAGCCTCCTCTCTCCTCGCTGCGGGATCCCAACAAGGCCACGCTACGCAAGGCCTCGCCCAACGTCCCCTtccgcctcggcggcggcgggagcggcaaCCCCAAGGACCGCCGCCCCGTCGCCGATaaggaggaggagtcggcggcggagggctcTGGCGGCGCTGGGGCGCTCACAGGGACGCTGCTCGCTGGAGCGCTCTTGGTTGGGGTCGTAGGGGGCTTTGGGGCGGCCGGCTACGTGTACAAGGACCAGATCAACTCCTTCCTCACGCAGTTCTCTGGGTTCATTGATG GTTATGGTCCTGCTGGATATGCTCTTTTCGTACTTGTATATGCAGGCTTGGAG GTTCTTGCGATTCCAGCAATACCTCTAACCATGTCAGCCGGTCTATTATTTGGCAGTGTTACCGGTACAATTATTGTTTCAGTCAGTGGAACA CTAGCTGCAGCGGTCGCCTTCCTTATTGCTAGATACTTTGCCAGAGAGCGAATTCTCAAACTGGTTGAAGGAAATAAGAAGTTTCTAGCTATTGATAAGGCAATTGGTGAAAATGGATTTAAAGTTGTTACTCTGCTTCGTTTGAGTCCCCTATTGCCTTTCTCCCTTGGGAACTACCTATATGGCTTGACTTCAGTGAAGTTCTTGCCTTATGTCTTGGGCAG TTGGTTGGGAATGCTTCCAGGATCATGGGCTTATGTCAGTGCTGGTGCATTTGGGCGAGCTATAATT CAAGATGAATCGGAGATTGGTTTGCAAGGAAATGGCCAGCTATGGACACTGGGTGTAGGGTTATTATTTACAGCCGTTGCTGCTGCTTATGTAACAAGGCTTGCAAAG gaTGCTGTAAAGGAGATCGACGATTAG
- the LOC120708905 gene encoding uncharacterized protein LOC120708905, producing MPLTRVAADAFGVLTIALFALFAALGLFCIFQSVYFRCRIRRGSSFLLLGYFNGPWVTRIALILITIWWGVGEIVRLSFLKKKLFSSLVGQRNICDVYILSNLGFAEPGIFFAFAFLLHGSLQKRELGTLNQRWNWKSMAYMLVFCIPVFLVQAVLVFVGPKFVRDENSEPGRRKIAKYFIRTSMAVGDTSVCTYPLFGTIFLGLVDAILMSYVSYVGTRVLSLVINKALRRRVSLLMLSVLCFLPIRVLLLGFSVLPKPGDVAFEGIIFLSFLMMLSCTTVGILLLVYYPVADSLALRDIGHREIAEMVPYDDYYYEGASLVANQSFREIERNSDTSTKRGSISFRTMIREDQLQQDGADEIGFSSRSGVQIGSPSGSSPSAAMPMLPLKEVPRY from the coding sequence ATGCCCCTGACCAGAGTAGCTGCCGATGCATTCGGTGTGTTGACAATTGCACTGTTTGCCCTGTTCGCTGCTCTGGGCCTCTTCTGCATTTTCCAGTCAGTCTACTTCAGGTGTCGGATTCGGAGAGGGTCCTCCTTCCTTCTGCTTGGTTACTTTAACGGTCCATGGGTGACTCGCATTGCTCTGATTCTGATCACCATTTGGTGGGGAGTAGGGGAGATAGTGAGGTTGAGCTTCTTGAAGAAAAAGTTGTTCTCAAGCTTAGTGGGGCAGAGGAATATATGTGATGTGTACATACTTTCGAATCTAGGGTTTGCAGAGCCAGGGATCTTCTTTGCATTTGCATTCCTGCTCCATGGCTCATTACAGAAGAGGGAGCTGGGCACTTTGAACCAAAGATGGAATTGGAAGTCCATGGCCTAcatgttggttttctgcattccAGTGTTCCTTGTGCAGGCAGTTCTAGTGTTTGTTGGGCCAAAATTTGTTAGAGATGAGAACAGTGAACCGGGGAGGAGAAAGATTGCTAAATACTTCATACGGACATCTATGGCAGTTGGAGATACAAGCGTTTGCACTTACCCATTGTTTGGCACCATTTTTCTGGGACTTGTAGATGCTATCCTGATGAGCTATGTATCATATGTCGGAACTCGGGTGCTGTCCTTGGTCATCAACAAGGCACTGCGAAGGAGGGTTTCCCTGCTGATGCTGTCAGTGCTCTGCTTCCTTCCTATCAGGGTTCTTCTCCTTGGGTTTTCAGTCCTACCCAAGCCGGGAGATGTTGCCTTCGAGGGCATTATCTTCCTATCATTCTTGATGATGCTGTCCTGCACAACTGTTGGGATTCTCTTGCTGGTTTACTACCCTGTAGCTGATTCGTTGGCCCTCAGAGATATAGGCCACAGGGAAATAGCAGAGATGGTGCCCTATGATGATTATTACTATGAAGGTGCGTCACTTGTGGCCAACCAGAGTTTCCGAGAAATTGAGCGGAATTCTGACACTTCAACGAAGCGGGGCTCCATATCCTTCCGCACAATGATCAGGGAAGACCAGCTCCAGCAGGATGGTGCAGATGAGATTGGCTTCTCTTCTCGCAGCGGTGTCCAAATTGGATCACCCTCAGGATCTTCGCCAAGTGCGGCAATGCCCATGCTCCCTCTCAAGGAAGTACCTAGATACTAA
- the LOC120708904 gene encoding protein WVD2-like 7: MATEVNQTYFAWSQGESTERDGPQGVSVSQTLDHGSISFGRFELESLSWEKWSVFTNDRRNEEFGKFNGLVAQKKAYFEEYYKKIRELKASQQQNQQTELMLEYSGDGSDSSQTAEDEQGADLETPTGSGAPVDDYAEEAPQETMLEHGLQYFDDQGNKSFNKEFSSSNLSSSTGILQQTDHDVRGTVHGDISASKMDMGQQNTSSGHDDTRTAHEAARTPRRIIEKDSRLRHTPKIIPKSIKNLSRSAVDYTFASERPGSVKPSTSMDQKTKPVQRPNAAATQKMAGTPERSKLAGLRRPSSAGVQRLSTGERRPIAKTNSKPLADVSTPQRPSTGERRPVTRDIAQKQANVTTPRRPSTSERRPIKRESAAKHAEISSVRRPSTGERRAITRDIGLKTDVKTPSKARPTVAHPKSEATTVANPKKAVTPNAARSSKLETKSNNNRSKGPSALDNQSTRSKRMDLQVSGKQKSSSVNLPPRKIFSSSVGEPAVETISRTKKKEGIQVTVQSRVSTSKRTPTLQTGNLKTRAPNPPAPPPPPLRSSQMISKPTASTSLIGARKPKASAPQWH; the protein is encoded by the exons ATGGCGACGGAAGTCAATCAGACTTACTTTGCATGGTCACAAGGAGAGTCAACTGAACGGGATGGTCCTCAA GGAGTGTCGGTATCCCAGACACTTGATCATGGCTCAATTTCCTTCGGAAGATTTGAGCTGGAGTCACTGTCGTGGGAGAAGTGGTCTGTATTTACTAATGACAGACGCAATGAAGAATTTGGAAAGTTCAACGGTTTAGTTGCTCAGAAGAAGGCTTATTTTGAAGAGTATTACAAGAAGATCAGGGAACTAAAGGCTTCACAACAACAAAACCAGCAAACTGAACTTATGCTGGAATACAGTGGTGATGGTAGTGACTCTAGCCAGACAGCAGAAGATGAGCAGGGTGCTGATCTTGAAACTCCCACTGGATCAGGAGCACCTGTGGATGACTATGCGGAAGAAGCTCCTCAGGAAACTATGTTGGAGCATGGACTGCAATACTTCGATGACCAAGGAAACAAAAGCTTCAATAAAGAGTTTTCCTCGTCTAATCTTTCTTCATCGACTGGAATTCTGCAGCAAACCGACCATGATGTTAGGGGAACTGTCCATGGTGATATTTCTGCCAGCAAAATGGATATGGGGCAACAGAACACGAGTTCTGGTCACGATGATACTAGAACAGCACATGAAGCTGCAAGGACTCCTAGAAGAATTATTGAGAAAGATTCCAGGCTGAGACACACTCCCAAGATAATACCAAAATCCATCAAAAACCTTTCAAGAAGTGCTGTGGATTACACATTTGCTAGTGAG AGGCCTGGTTCAGTGAAGCCCAGTACAAGTATGGACCAGAAGACTAAGCCGGTACAAAGGCCAAATGCTGCAGCAACCCAGAAGATGGCTGGCACTCCAGAAAGGAGCAAGCTTGCAGGTCTCAGAAGACCTTCCTCAGCAGGTGTGCAAAGGCTCTCTACTGGAGAGCGGCGCCCCATTGCGAAAACGAATTCAAAGCCACTTGCTGATGTTTCCACCCCGCAACGACCTTCCACTGGTGAGAGACGCCCAGTCACCCGAGATATTGCACAGAAGCAAGCCAATGTCACAACACCACGCCGACCTTCTACTTCTGAAAGGCGTCCCATCAAAAGAGAGAGTGCAGCAAAGCATGCTGAGATTTCCTCTGTACGTCGGCCCTCTACAGGAGAGCGACGTGCTATTACTAGAGATATTGGTCTGAAAACAGATGTGAAGACGCCTAGCAAAGCAAGACCAACTGTGGCTCATCCAAAGAGTGAAGCAACTACAGTG GCCAATCCCAAAAAGGCTGTCACTCCAAATGCTGCTAGAAGTAGCAAGCTGGAAACCAAAAG CAATAACAACAGATCGAAGGGGCCTTCAGCATTGGATAACCAGTCTACTAGGTCTAAAAGAATGGACTTGCAAGTGTCTGGCAAACAAAAATCAAG CTCTGTTAACCTTCCTCCAAGGAAAATTTTCAGTTCCAGTGTTGGGGAACCAGCAGTAGAAACCATTTCTAGGACAAAAAAGAAAGAG GGCATTCAGGTGACAGTACAATCTCGAGTATCCACTTCTAAGAGAACACCCACTTTGCAGACTGGGAACTTAAAGACGAGGGCTCCAAAT ccaccagcaccaccacctcctccacttcGGTCATCACAAATGATTAGCAAACCAACCGCCAGTACCTCATTGATTGGCGCAAGAAAACCAAA GGCTTCAGCGCCACAATGGCACTGA